tatatatatatatatatatactttctctctctctctctctctctctctctctctctctctctctctctctctctctctctctctctctctctctatatatatatatatatatatatatatatatatatatatatatatatatatatatactttctatatacacacacacacatatatatatatatatatatatatatatatatatatatatatatatatatatatatatatatatatatatatatacatatatatatattactcataatatgatttgaaattttaggtgtgattttcaacaggatatttacttttgagaaacacattacgtctgtgtcttcttcaatagtacaaaaacttggcttattgataaagtctttaaagattttcggtgatcaattgtTTCTGAAGttttttaactctttcattttatcttgttttgagtattgttcgcctgtctggtcttcGTAAGTTTAAAATATAAGCGTACAGGTATTTTATGATATTCCTTTGTAAAAAATATAATTGGTAACATAAAAATCTTCAATAAACAAtgtgattttgttgttgttataatctgCTGTGAGATGCCAGAATATCGAATTCAAGGGTGTTTGTGGGCAGTGTCATTTCAAACTTTAGCACccgcaattacaaaaaaaaaaaaaaattctgggatgATGGGCAGTGTCATTTCAAACTTTAGCACccgcaattaaaaagaaaaaaaaaataaaataaaaattactcctACTTCCCCTTTATATTATTCAttggtttcattaaaaaaaaatcatatagctTTTACTCAATAGGACTATAGGCTCATAAGCCTTTCTCCGGATTTGAAAATTATGGGGAATGTTCGTTAATTATAGAATAACTTAGAATTTAGAATTTTCTCAACACTTTTTTTCAGTTCCTATTGCTTTATAGGGTGGTAATTTTCGGTTAATGTACAACATTACCAATAGCTATAATATTCTCTTCAATTAGAAAACATTAGACAGAAAATTCGGATCCAAAACTGTATTTTTTGATGCCTTGAAACTTTAGAGATAATACATGCTTTTGCTGTTAtgataaaaacatataattttgatacacCATAACGTTATAATTTTTGGCTTTATAGGAGACAGTTTACAAAATTTCCTTGTGTGATGTCTACTGAGCATCCTGTGTCAGAGAATTAAATACATTGGTTTAGAAATTTCACTCTTAAGTTTATATATCATCTTCGTTTTTGTATACTGTACATCGAACACATTAACAATCCTTGACAGATGTTGCTTCTTCAGTTACTTAAATgcctaattttattttttattttttaattctattttactcCAGGCCACCTTTCCGgagcattcaaaaaaaaaaaaaaaaaaaaaaaaaaggagtgtatATTCATGTAGATTCCACATCAGATTTCACATTACTTTCGCATTGAATATGAATTAAAATGTgcattttaatttaaataaataaaacatgctTATACCTTATTCTGCTCTAGACTATGATCGACTTAATAGCTCACGCATTTTCTTTACATCTATATCCCTCCAGTTCTCGTTATTTAAACAGTTAATTTCCCCAAAGAAATGAGATGGAAGGAAAtggatagaaaaattaaatatctggcAAACGCCCATCCAATTTGCATGCAAATGTGGGCCTTGAAAAATGTTTCAAATTCTGCGTTTGAGAAGAAATTTCTAGTGTTAGATGAGACGCGAATATTCCAAGTATTTACCTTCacggatatttttctttttacgcaGAGGCAGCCTGAAGGGAATTATTGTTTTGTTTGTCCATAAACAAACACAGAGGAAAGGAAAATCTAAGCAAAGTTATTCATAATAAATTCGGTTCGTCGTTTCTATTTCTGATTTTACTCTTTGTACCAAAAGACTAAGAAGGCTTCTTTCAATAAAAGCTCAATATAGCAGAGGTTGCAGCAGTCTTCATTTGAATAAGCATTCTAACCTAATTCTGAATGTATTGTATTAATTAGGTTTTGCTTATTTTAGCTATGTTAAGAACTTATAGACCAAGTTCATCACTATTTGTTCATTAGTGTAGTAATTTCGATGTGTCTAATACTGACTTGCAACTGACAGTAAATATTGACCTTATTTAAAATTTTCCACTCAAAAATACAAATTAGCAAAACCTCTTgctcatcatacatataccaaaggcacttcccccaatttttgggggtagccgacatcaacaaatgaaacaaaacaaaaaaggggacctctactctctacgttcctccagcctaacaagggactcaaccgagttcagctggtactgctagggtgccacagcccaatctcccacattatccaccacagatgaagcttcataatgctgaatcccctactgctgctacctccgcggtcatctaaggcaccggaggaagcagaagggcctaccggaactgcgtcacaatcgctcaccattcattcctatttctagcacgctctcttgcctctctcacagctatcctcctatcacccagagctttcttcacaccatccatccacccaaaccttggccttcctcttgtacttctcccatcaactcttgcattcatcaccttctttagcagacagccattttccattctctcaacattctCTCTTGCTCATAGTATGTACTTATTTTATCGTCTATTTCATTCCTAGGAAGAGcaatacaatttatatattatgatgtatTTGACTTTCCCTAGAGTAGACTATATTTGCTATCAACCTCTTAAAGAAAAGTTTATAATGcttattttcaacaaaattttttccttttttttcattttgataatcaaataaaaaagagaataaaaaaaaaacacaatcactGAATTTGTAACTGGTATGAAAGAAATAAATTCATTCACAATAGTATTTAAGGATCTTTGTATGTTTACGTCAGCCAGAAGGGGGCTGTACGCCATGGGTGAGCTTTGAAAAAGAGAATCTGTCAAGAAATTGCCTGCGAACAATACAATATCTAATGTGTAATGTGTGAAAGTTTCATATTGATACctaaaataataaaagttattgcAATTTTTGCAATGGGTGTATATAGCAATATGCAACTTTTGACACCTTTGCCTCGAGAGAGTTAAGAAATTTTTAGAGTATCTTGGATTAGTTTTctgtattatcaataatgataaagatgataatgtaattttttttcttgttgcaaaCTTTGAGGGTTGATATCTGAAAATCATGCATATTGTCATTTCAAGTGTATCTTCTCCGCTAATTGTCAAAAAGATTTTAATCCAAAGACATTgatgaaaagataaatgaaaagggTATGATCTCAATTGAGAGAATTTTTTTGAAGAgtttttgaaattttgtatatttctaactgttgtatatatatatatatatatatatatatatatatatatatatatatatatatatatatatatatatatatatatatatatatatatatatatatttatacatatatgtatatatatgtatatatatatatatatatatatacatatatatatatatatatatatatatatatatatatatatatatatatatatatatatatttatacatatatgtatatatatatatatatatatatatatatatatatatatatatatacagtaagcagggacactgaaaaaagaaaatttttccatgattagttatgaaaaaaacattaatatgaacacttacccccccccccctctagtaCTATGTTGTGTTCCCTTTCCTTTTGATAACGTCCTTGAGGCGACGGGGAACGCTATCAACAAGGTTATGGAGTGTTTCTGCCTCCAATCCCCCCAAAACCTCCCTAATGGCTACTTCGAGCTTGGGGATTGAAGAGGTATTCTTACTCTGTATCTTCCTCTTGATTACGCTCCACTGGTTCTCAATAGGATTGACATCTGGGGAAGATCCTGGCCAATCAGGAAAAAAAGGCACCTCACAATCCTTTAGCCAATTTATAACTGATTAGGCTGTGTGGCATGGGGCACCATCTTGCATGAAAAAAACTGGTGCCACTTTTGTCAAAGGAACCCTCCAAATGGTCACAAAGTAactcaaaataattatattgattcatataattattttgaggtaaaaaaaaacaaCTCGCCAATACCATTATAACCAAATGAACCCCATACCATAACACTAGCCGGGTGCTTAACAGTCTTGGAAGAGTACTGGGGGAGGGGGGGATCTGACCCTGTGGGCCTATAAACTCTCTTTGCACCACTTCCTGTCACTGAAAACGTGGCCTCATCTGTCCATAACACTTCCCTCCACTTAGCAGGATCCCAAACTGAATATTTTTTCACAGCTTCTGTGCCGCAGTTAAAAGAGGCTTCTTCCGTGCCTTGTAGGAACGAAGAAGGAGGTCGTCATGGATACGTTCCTGTACCGTTCGTAGAGAGACATCACCAAGCACACGAATGTTTGCATCTTTGATTTCACGTGCTGTGAGAGACGGGTTTTTCTTTAACTGCCGATGGATCAGCCTTAGGGTAGCAGGCTTAATCTTTCTAGGCCTCCCACACCGGGGTTTGGGGGTATGCAGGCCGTCAGGCAGTCCTTCCTTGTACCGGTTAATCCAACGATACACTGTTCGCTCAGATAACCCCATCTGTTTCATAATATTTCTAACAGTAACACCTGCCTTGTGTAAATCAATGATAGAGGATATTTCCTCTCTACCAATAACTTTCCTTGAGCTCATACTCAAACACTACACCACTTAATACACAAATAATGCGACACAAAAAAGGGGCAACACGCGGACTAAAAATCTCGAACTTCCGACTTCCGTGACTGCGTGGGAGTAACTGAAGGGTTGACTACCGTTTCAAAAGTTAGTTGCCAACTAGTACGATACATCCTAGCGCCTGCTAAACTTTTCTCTGACCCGGACTGGATTTAGGGGGTAGTGTCGAAAAGCGCTAAAATTAAAGCTGGTTTGGCAAAACCACCTTAGTTTTCtgcgtgtactatatatatatatatatatatatatatatatatatatatatatatatatatatatatatatatatatatatatatatatatatatatagaggtatgtgtgtttgtgtgtgcgtgtgtgtttgagaaataataaagaaattgctTAATTAAGACTCTTTATCTTATAACAAACATAATTCATGGcaattttatattaatttgaatGTAGTACTTTTTCAGAAGctaaccttccccccccccaaaaaaaaaaaatatcgcatttatatttataaaaagatcACATTCCTATTTCAGTGAAACTTAAACAGAATTGTCAGAGTAATAGTACGTATAGCATACACAAAAGTATTATGACCCAGTTATCAATACGATGGACAGCTCTTGGAAAAGAATTCTAATCGGATATCCGCGTGTGCAAAGTTATTACGTTCTTTTTGTATACCGAatgctcatcactaccacagatACTTTTTCAAGTGGTCTGAGATTAAaatgacaatcaaaataaaaacattatatcatTGGTGTCAAAGACTGAattattcatgattattttcatTGTCTCCTGTTAATTTGTCTTGAACAAGCctttatatatatttggaaattatattttatttgttattaaatatCCTTGAAGTAATACATATTTCTAGATCCTAAAAGGTATACCAGTATATTTTGATTACCTTTCCTTGCTTTTTACTTATCTGGAAAACAACCAATTAAAAATTTACGCTGTTTTTAACTTTCTTGGTTCATCAAAGTTTCATCCAATAAGATTGAAACAAGCAAGAGGTTTATTTTGCttcaattattttatgaaaatttctaaAGTATATAAAATTGTGTAATACGTATGTAAACCAACTATTTAAGAAACGatctaccataatttttttttatatatatatcaactgatatatagcttttcttttttataatacgcGTTTTCTCATTGGTTTTGTCCATAAATTCCTGTCTCTTCGCGGTTTTAAGCGTCTGATCGCGGTTTTATCTGTTTGTCGTTTGGTTGCATCTTCCAGAAACAAGAAAGCAcaggttttctttttctttgtcagTATTTAATGAATCCTTTCAGTCTCATCCATTCCTGTTTGAGTCATTGTTTTCTTACTTACTCTCCTTTATCTATTTTCTCCCTCCAGGATTTCTAATGACCTAGGAGAATTGTTCTTTTAGTGATTTAAATCTGatctcttttttcctttctttttatttctgctgCTATGTAGTGTTTCCTTTTTCTATAACTCCTGCTTTAAACATTCTTGTTATGATCTCATGATGGCATTTACTAAGGCATTCGTTCTTCCTAGTTATCAAAATTAGCCTGAGTTCATGGTTCATAGAACGTCACTGAACATCTACTGTTAAGGGTTTCCAGTTTAAatcgtttattatttttttgtgtggCTTATTCAACCTATGtcctttcaatagaaaaaaaaaaaattttattttcatttttcatatttccaGATTAGCTTGCCTAAGCATGTTAAAGATAAGGATGTTAATATTTTATCTAATTACCAAATACCCTTAATCTAATTTCGCATATTCACTATTACCATCATTCATTACTTTATCATCAGTAAAGGtatactcttttattattattattattatcattatcattattattattattattattattattattattattattatctgctctATTGTACCTACATGATGTCAAATTACTTCATGTTGAAGACAAATATTTATCCTTTCTTACCCATAGGCAATGCTGTTTAGATTTACCAACATCTTAAACTGAACTAAAAAATCAAATGTTTATAGGCATCATATTGGAACCACTATGATAGCAAATAATGGTTGAACAAAAACGCAAGTGATATATTTTGTCACTTCCACTAGCCTCGTGATATCAAGTAAATCCCCATAAAGCCATCTTTTTATGAAATACTAAATCTACTTGTCAGCCTTTAACGCATTCTCATATTACTACTTCACTGGGCTACCAGGAAAAGAAAAGGTGAAAACGAATCGTTACAAAGGGGAGTTAATACTGTTGTTCTTCTCAAACATTTATCAGTCACTGGATGAAGAGAAAAATCCTTCTCCAAATCAAGTTATGAATAATGTACAAAAATAAGTGTAATCGTGTCTGAAATAGTCTCAACCCGTGGTTTCTTAGAATGGATAAACAACTATGCTTTTAATATAGTTGATTGAATTCTAATTACAAGACCGAAGAAACACATGCGCTCTACTTCTCcttttgtgtacacacacatacatacatacgtataattatataattatatatatactcctcagccatgtaagacTGCAtcatccaattcttctagtgccttgtttggtGAGCTAATGTCTCTTTTCAATATTAAGTAGTTGCTTCAGGTGCGATAAATTTTTTGCTGCCCAAGTTCATTCTCCATCTAACAGAACAGTCAATTCTATGGATTGCTCTTTGCATGTATTTCATTCTGTAGGTGCTACATTTTTTGCATATTGTTGTTTCTGTATATAATATTTCATCCTTGACAAGTTCATGCATATCACGTAGAGTCCTATATTTATTTGAGAAAGGCAACGAGATTTCTGAACTAGACAACTTACCTTATGTGTCTTTGCCAGGCAGATAAGTAGCTAGAAGTCAACTTACATAATTGTCAGATTCTTCTAATTCAACTGCTATAGTGAAACTCGTTTTTATTAGTAGAGCATCCTTATAAACTTCATAATAGGTACCTATTGGAAAGAtggtcttttttttgggggggggggggggaatccatgAATTTTAAAACCAAAGATTATTATCGACTATTTGAGTTGCTGTTACTAATCTTGAAGCAATACTTGCTAGgttgttttaaatttattcatcTTCATTGGATGGTTTGTGAGAATTCTTTTATCAATTCAACTTCCCTAGCCATAAACACAGGAAATCATTCCCATTTATTGTTGGTGATAAGATTTATCATCAACAGGGATTTTTACTTCCTGTAATACATGCTGTTCAGTATTAAGGATCCTGTAACTGCTGCATGTGTTTTGTTATAAGCTTGGTAGGTGctattcttgatattttttttatatgacttTTATGTGTGTGCATCCTCTCCCCATCTAAGAATCTGATGTATGCACCCACCGCATAGCTTAATTGACTACCATCATAAAAGCAGACTTGGTTACATTTGTCTAAAGTGCCTTTCATCCTTCCGTACATAAATGCCTTATGTATGTCATAATCCCATGAAAGATCCCCTTCTTGATACAAGTCTTTCAGTATCTTCCTTCCTGATAAAATGAATGAAGGGATGAAACAGAATAAAAAAGTGTAGGTATACCTGACAGTAAGCCATGCAttgttaatggtttttctttcatggTAACACTGTACCTAAAGATATTTTCCTTGTGTGATTGAATCACGAAGACTCCCTCTATTTGGTCTTTTTCTAGGTAATACAATTAAATTTCAGATTATCTCTATCCAATGAGAATAAATTCAAGAACCTATTTTCTATTAGTCCTAAAATTGTTTCAATAAAATCCTCACCATTGTGTGTCTGCTATATTAACTTTGACAATCTGTTACCTTCATCCTTTATCCATGATTCTTTTCAATATGATATGcattttttatcagaaaatagaGGGATACACCAGAGATAGGAATGTTCCATATATGTGTACAGTTACCTTGTATTCTTTTAGTTTCTGCTGCGAGTCACCATCAGGTCATCTCACCATATAGACATGTTTTTGTTTTGGAACTTATACTTCATAAAACCTGCCCTTAATGTATCCCATTAATACAGCTTCCTCTTCTCTAAAGAGGGTTACTACTTGAGTTGGGGAATTTGTAATATC
The nucleotide sequence above comes from Palaemon carinicauda isolate YSFRI2023 chromosome 2, ASM3689809v2, whole genome shotgun sequence. Encoded proteins:
- the LOC137617850 gene encoding uncharacterized protein translates to MSSRKVIGREEISSIIDLHKAGVTVRNIMKQMGLSERTVYRWINRYKEGLPDGLHTPKPRCGRPRKIKPATLRLIHRQLKKNPSLTAREIKDANIRVLGDVSLRTVQERIHDDLLLRSYKARKKPLLTAAQKL